The following are encoded in a window of Rubellicoccus peritrichatus genomic DNA:
- a CDS encoding putative manganese-dependent inorganic diphosphatase has translation MTAPTYIIGHRNPDADAICSAIAYAAFKEATGEKNFAPARCGNSNARIDAILRRFDVPLPTFLGDVTPRIRDIMRTDVHKIEMGATCYDALELIDRFDVRSVPVVEDGDKVAGLISIFNLGEFFIPKPDQPRKMRHVHTSISHIIRALEAKVLNSVEPDRVEDLFVRVGAMDIRSFGKWTTTEGTKPEESIIVVGDRYDIQQKAVGIGARLLVITGDLEIDEEVIEGAKQKGITLIVSRFDSATTSWIIRTATQVDPMVQKDIVTFSPEEKLASVRRKVANNNSPIFFATDEDNRLVGIFSKTDLLTPASRNLILVDHNELDQAVPGAAEVNIIEIVDHHRLGNAQTNQPIFFRNEIIGSTSSIIAEMFRARGIDPEPSIAGVMAAGLISDTLNLRSPTTTERDVELLPWLTQKAGIEISELADLIFKSGSVILSSSPDDVIQGDCKEYSEGDVKYTVSQIEELGFDNFWKHSDELEQALEKHRSNSGLAFACLLVTDVNSQNSLFLVQGMEEFIDNISYPNVLNHAQIFDMQNVVSRKKQVIPFITSVFDSMGVGSGG, from the coding sequence ATGACCGCACCCACCTATATCATCGGCCACAGAAATCCGGACGCAGATGCAATTTGCTCTGCCATAGCCTATGCGGCCTTTAAAGAAGCAACCGGCGAAAAGAACTTCGCTCCGGCACGCTGCGGCAATTCCAATGCCCGCATCGACGCTATCCTGCGGCGTTTTGATGTCCCGCTCCCCACTTTTCTGGGAGATGTGACTCCACGCATTCGCGACATCATGCGAACGGACGTCCATAAAATCGAAATGGGGGCGACCTGTTATGACGCTCTGGAGCTGATTGACCGCTTCGACGTCCGGTCAGTGCCTGTAGTGGAAGACGGCGATAAGGTAGCCGGGTTGATCTCCATTTTTAATCTTGGAGAATTCTTCATCCCCAAGCCGGATCAGCCGCGTAAGATGCGCCATGTTCACACCAGCATCAGCCATATCATTCGCGCACTAGAGGCAAAGGTCCTTAACAGTGTTGAGCCTGACCGGGTCGAAGACCTCTTTGTCCGTGTCGGTGCAATGGATATCCGCTCTTTCGGCAAATGGACTACAACCGAGGGAACAAAGCCCGAGGAAAGTATTATTGTAGTTGGAGACCGTTATGACATCCAGCAAAAGGCCGTCGGCATAGGAGCGCGACTGCTTGTCATTACTGGTGACCTTGAGATAGACGAGGAGGTCATCGAAGGTGCCAAGCAAAAAGGCATCACGCTTATTGTAAGCCGTTTCGACTCGGCCACTACTTCCTGGATCATTCGTACGGCAACTCAGGTCGACCCAATGGTCCAAAAGGATATTGTCACTTTCAGCCCGGAAGAAAAGCTGGCATCTGTTCGCCGCAAGGTAGCCAACAATAATTCACCCATATTCTTTGCCACAGACGAAGACAATCGCCTCGTAGGAATTTTCTCCAAAACGGATCTTCTGACACCGGCAAGTCGCAACCTCATTCTGGTTGATCATAATGAACTCGATCAGGCCGTTCCCGGTGCAGCTGAAGTCAACATCATCGAGATAGTTGACCACCACAGGCTGGGTAATGCACAAACAAATCAACCAATCTTCTTCCGCAACGAGATCATTGGCTCCACCTCCAGTATCATTGCCGAAATGTTCCGCGCGCGCGGCATTGATCCGGAGCCCAGCATTGCCGGAGTCATGGCTGCCGGTTTGATCAGTGATACTCTGAACCTGAGAAGCCCGACAACGACGGAGCGGGATGTAGAGCTCCTCCCATGGCTGACTCAAAAAGCCGGAATCGAAATCTCCGAACTCGCTGACCTTATTTTCAAATCCGGATCGGTCATCCTCTCTTCATCCCCGGACGATGTTATTCAGGGTGACTGCAAAGAGTACTCCGAAGGCGATGTAAAATATACGGTTTCGCAAATCGAAGAGCTCGGGTTTGACAATTTCTGGAAACACTCAGACGAGCTTGAACAAGCTCTCGAAAAACATCGTTCCAACAGCGGTCTGGCATTCGCTTGCCTATTGGTAACAGACGTCAACTCCCAGAACTCGCTCTTTCTCGTTCAAGGAATGGAAGAGTTTATCGACAACATTTCCTATCCAAACGTCCTCAATCACGCACAGATCTTTGACATGCAGAATGTTGTCAGCCGTAAGAAGCAAGTGATACCGTTCATCACCAGCGTCTTTGACTCCATGGGAGTAGGCTCAGGCGGCTAA
- a CDS encoding STAS domain-containing protein — MNDENSGQPAFLVDAYSDPAILRIDGRASYLNCGPIGEFFRRMVKEGKRDVVVDFSQCSGMDSTFLGILAGAALEFRKMEPKGELHLVRMGSRNLELVRNLGLHRILDVDSGNFQMNFSDDGLEAAAEEAADSKSILQAHEALVEADKGNRQKFQDVLSFLKVQTGDSELID; from the coding sequence ATGAACGACGAAAACTCAGGTCAACCCGCATTTCTGGTCGATGCCTATTCCGACCCCGCGATACTTCGTATCGACGGAAGGGCAAGCTATCTGAATTGTGGACCAATTGGCGAATTTTTCCGTCGAATGGTCAAGGAAGGGAAGCGGGATGTTGTTGTAGATTTCTCTCAATGCAGCGGCATGGACAGCACCTTTCTTGGCATTCTGGCGGGAGCGGCACTGGAGTTCCGGAAGATGGAGCCAAAAGGCGAGCTACACCTCGTTCGTATGGGCTCCCGAAATCTGGAACTCGTGCGGAATCTTGGGCTTCACCGCATCTTGGATGTCGATAGTGGAAATTTCCAAATGAACTTCTCCGATGACGGGCTTGAGGCGGCGGCTGAGGAAGCGGCGGATTCTAAATCAATTCTCCAGGCGCACGAAGCACTGGTTGAAGCAGACAAAGGAAATCGCCAGAAATTCCAGGATGTGCTCAGCTTTCTAAAGGTTCAAACGGGTGATAGTGAATTGATCGATTAG
- the acnA gene encoding aconitate hydratase AcnA gives MSELKNTFNALRELKSGSKSGKYYSLAALEEAGHGNISKLPVSIRIVLESVLRNCGNAGITEIDVERLASWNAKQPALEEIPFVVSRIVLQDFTGVPLLVDLAAMRDAVQEVGSDPGLIEPLVPVDLVVDHSVQVDRAGTASAFEKNLKIEFKRNRERYEFLKWGQQAFETFSVVPPAIGIVHQVNLEHLARVVFEKELNGETVFYPDTLVGTDSHTTMINGLGIVGWGVGGIEAEAGMLGQPIAFQTPEVIGVCLEGTLAEGVTATDLTLRITELLREQKVVGKFVEFYGSGAEALTLADRATIANMAPEYGATMGFFPVDEKSLDYLRATGRTEEQIDLVRDYYTAQGLFGIPKKGDIEYTQSLDLDLSSIVPSVAGPKRPQDRIDVPRLKNTFQQLLEKSVSDGGYGIAPEHFERTATVDASSDSDRWRDEGGALVATETLPSITHGSVLIAAITSCTNTSNPSVMIAAGLVAKKAVERGLKVDSTVKCSLAPGSRVVTDYLNETGLTSYLDTLGFNLVGYGCTTCIGNSGPLDASVEEAIASGELVTASVLSGNRNFEARVHGSIKANFLMSPPLVVAYALAGNVNINLDEEPLGQDSDGKDVYLRDLWPTHEEIQDNILKGLKPEMFRSKYAEVESANPEWSAIQSSTGTVYGWDEHSTYIQRPPFFENFGMAPNTIEPIKDMRPLAILGDSVTTDHISPAGAFKPETPAGKYLAGQGVEAKDFNSYGSRRGNDRVMTRGTFANVRIKNRMADGKEGGFTKFQPEGEIMPIYDACAKYREQSTPLIVFGGVDYGMGSSRDWAAKGTSLLGVRAVVAKSFERIHRSNLIGMGVMPLCFKGEASVDTLGLDGTETFSLSDFDDNIQPGQEVTLEIKRADGSTEQVPLELRIDTSIEIEYYRNGGILPYVLRNLLK, from the coding sequence ATGAGCGAACTGAAAAACACATTCAATGCCCTGCGTGAACTGAAAAGCGGCAGCAAGAGCGGTAAGTATTACTCTCTGGCTGCTCTCGAAGAAGCGGGACATGGCAATATCTCCAAGCTCCCCGTCTCGATCCGTATTGTGCTGGAAAGTGTGCTCCGCAATTGTGGCAATGCTGGCATTACCGAGATTGATGTTGAGCGCCTGGCTTCATGGAACGCGAAGCAGCCTGCTTTGGAAGAAATCCCTTTCGTTGTTTCGCGCATTGTTCTTCAGGACTTTACTGGTGTTCCATTGCTGGTCGATCTCGCAGCAATGCGTGATGCCGTTCAAGAAGTAGGCAGTGACCCAGGTTTGATCGAGCCGCTGGTTCCTGTTGATCTTGTCGTTGACCACTCAGTTCAAGTCGATCGTGCCGGAACCGCTTCGGCTTTTGAAAAAAACCTCAAGATAGAGTTCAAACGCAATCGTGAGCGTTATGAATTCCTGAAGTGGGGCCAACAGGCATTTGAAACTTTCAGTGTTGTGCCGCCGGCGATTGGAATTGTTCACCAAGTCAATTTGGAGCACTTGGCCCGCGTTGTTTTCGAAAAAGAACTCAATGGCGAAACGGTTTTTTATCCGGACACTCTCGTTGGGACTGACTCACACACGACGATGATCAATGGCCTCGGAATCGTGGGTTGGGGCGTTGGTGGTATCGAAGCGGAAGCCGGAATGCTGGGCCAGCCGATTGCTTTCCAAACTCCTGAAGTCATTGGCGTTTGCCTCGAAGGAACCCTTGCTGAAGGTGTGACTGCAACCGACCTTACGCTCCGTATCACTGAATTGCTGCGTGAGCAGAAAGTCGTTGGAAAGTTTGTCGAATTCTATGGCTCTGGTGCCGAGGCTCTGACATTGGCTGACCGTGCTACAATTGCCAACATGGCTCCTGAATATGGAGCTACCATGGGCTTTTTCCCAGTTGACGAAAAATCACTCGATTATTTGCGTGCCACTGGCCGCACTGAAGAGCAAATCGATCTGGTTCGCGATTACTACACGGCTCAGGGACTTTTCGGAATACCGAAGAAGGGTGATATTGAATATACTCAATCGCTTGACCTTGATTTGAGCAGCATTGTGCCATCAGTTGCCGGACCGAAGCGTCCGCAGGACCGTATTGATGTGCCACGCCTGAAAAATACTTTCCAGCAGCTTCTTGAAAAGTCAGTTTCCGATGGCGGTTACGGCATTGCGCCGGAGCACTTTGAGCGCACAGCAACGGTTGATGCTTCTTCGGATTCTGATCGCTGGCGTGACGAAGGTGGTGCCCTTGTCGCTACCGAGACCTTGCCATCAATTACTCATGGTTCGGTTTTGATTGCAGCGATTACAAGTTGCACTAACACATCGAATCCATCTGTCATGATTGCAGCCGGTCTGGTTGCAAAGAAGGCAGTTGAACGCGGCCTTAAGGTTGACTCGACGGTTAAATGCAGCCTCGCTCCAGGCTCGCGGGTGGTAACGGACTACCTCAACGAAACCGGCCTTACCAGCTATTTGGATACCCTTGGCTTCAATCTGGTTGGCTACGGTTGCACAACCTGTATTGGTAATAGTGGTCCACTCGATGCTTCTGTTGAAGAGGCGATTGCCTCTGGTGAATTGGTTACTGCCAGTGTCCTTTCTGGAAATCGTAACTTCGAAGCCCGTGTTCACGGTTCAATCAAGGCGAACTTCCTCATGTCACCACCGCTGGTTGTGGCTTATGCCTTGGCCGGAAACGTTAATATTAACCTCGACGAAGAACCACTTGGCCAGGATTCAGATGGCAAGGATGTTTATTTGCGCGACCTTTGGCCAACCCACGAGGAAATTCAGGACAACATCCTTAAAGGGCTGAAGCCTGAGATGTTCCGCAGCAAGTATGCGGAAGTTGAATCAGCCAACCCGGAGTGGTCGGCGATCCAGTCTTCCACCGGGACAGTCTATGGTTGGGATGAGCATTCAACTTATATTCAAAGGCCTCCATTCTTTGAGAATTTTGGCATGGCTCCCAATACGATCGAACCGATCAAGGACATGCGTCCATTGGCCATTCTTGGTGATTCCGTCACAACGGACCACATTTCTCCGGCAGGTGCTTTCAAGCCGGAAACTCCTGCTGGCAAATACCTGGCTGGGCAGGGCGTTGAAGCTAAAGATTTCAATAGCTACGGATCGCGCCGTGGTAATGACCGAGTCATGACTCGTGGTACTTTCGCCAATGTGCGGATCAAAAACCGCATGGCCGATGGGAAAGAAGGCGGTTTCACGAAATTTCAGCCCGAAGGCGAAATTATGCCGATCTATGATGCTTGTGCCAAATACCGTGAGCAGAGCACTCCACTGATCGTATTTGGTGGCGTTGATTATGGCATGGGTAGTTCCCGTGACTGGGCTGCCAAGGGCACATCATTACTGGGTGTTCGCGCAGTTGTGGCCAAGTCTTTCGAGCGCATTCATCGCAGCAATCTGATTGGTATGGGTGTGATGCCGCTTTGTTTCAAGGGAGAGGCTAGTGTGGACACACTAGGGCTTGATGGAACTGAGACATTCTCGCTGAGTGATTTTGATGATAATATACAGCCTGGACAGGAGGTTACCCTTGAGATCAAGCGAGCCGATGGTTCCACGGAACAAGTGCCATTGGAGTTGCGGATCGATACCTCAATCGAGATTGAATACTACCGGAATGGTGGAATCTTACCTTATGTCCTAAGAAATCTGCTGAAGTAA